One genomic window of Glycine max cultivar Williams 82 chromosome 16, Glycine_max_v4.0, whole genome shotgun sequence includes the following:
- the LOC100788212 gene encoding uncharacterized protein isoform X3: MDSVMNWAVEEICGCGCIEEGLTLAALWAKLEASPSLSSSNLHLSPTVKRAIWTNLLRVPTLRFEPHSCLELEDAQNLNLRIFPQHTLANNFLGLYDFQSLQDDQMRVLRLLAGARANGITQTQLAKRLHIAANKFHYVLRSLECQGLIVKHSAIEKKKQNGESKNYPCVTTHLVCLHRYAKQVASHHQRFEFEVTKFNTPGDDYEDADGTTLQTDVHLKDYTPQMKAICDKLAKANGKVLLVSGIKKDLGFCGSRQGQRAWRKISQRLKADAIVEQFDAKVNDKIEACLRLLDPITTGSGNEDKKLNSGKICQVIDQVVELPIEHQIYDIIDAAGSYGITLKEICERLGIELKKNHIQLINLCYRFGMKVQEEQCLKTKTIRVWTSKNFNPEPEVEHIFKVDENKFFNCVPDSSKIISEFEASSSTINGELADPANLEDREVGAELSCVSPRNTELNFVETPTDLQDLAFGRRGTVSDCKLVSSTVEAGNTPSGAFPSDVLKPFSTVNSIRRANRILKRLKDERFLLKPEINRWLNSLENDNSTKVDHKTIDRILTKLQEQGQVKRIIVSSPVISEYSRTKKCVVVVHSSVSQSPELFDEIQDRVRSFNTCIRSKSTSYQKNDEFIPVMEDIQKNQSVIVSAGRANKAEAKHANGFVLAKMIRAKLLHSFLWDCLHREASYIDDLSSKKCVNEQTNNPHSSIKLFCLEAAIKEMSVELLLQVVGSTKKYEEMIEKCKMGLRLSDLPLEEYKCLMDAHATGRLSLVIDILRRLKLIRMITDLQSRDGVKTPHTFTHVMELRPYIEEPFSNDAPSLNFISLDLRPRIRHDFILSNRDAVDKYWHILEYCYATADRKAASYAFPGSKVNELFRFRSWTSTCLMTAEQRAELLKHVTKDNLSEKISYRNSEKIAKDLNLSLEQVLSMYSSKRRRHFLNQLDDEEKEDNSPECKGNSSRCRKKNSSEPRLAKHARIDAVTDVEDMHIEESHNFGVHSRERATHMQKFEDDYGLEDSQDCIPLINQCVLTQMKLTCQRRFVWSDKIDRQLVIQYVKHRAVLGARYHRINWKSISDLPASPSACMRRMNLLNSNLRFRTAVNGLCNMVSERYAKQLEKSQKLSLNKDDCKQFVRSQSCEGGILNHFSPDVEIQMTSLNRDAWDDFENKSIKAALDEILRCKMMAKLDASSSQKVQSQYEGWADANESQENEEITSAIPCEIIQSHHGNRANVYGQVNESLAVSNAVELVKIVFLSTSTRLQAPNLLADILRRYSEHDLIAAFNYLREKKIMVGGTGSECVELSQQFLHSVSKSPFPFNTGKQAVKFSAWLEERDKDLTEVGVNLAEDLQCGDIFHLFALVSSGELSIMPSLPHNGVGEADLRSAKRKFDATEFSYSNKTKRPKSLFGIDGEIISRREKGFPGIFISAHRTAISRADILNLFKDNDNNGQPFEGQSSNYSLPDHMLEIIKSFDPITLEENHTKSPWESMAGYAQHLLSESFNQEHARAICAELFRVVYAAIQKSGDQGLSMGEISQVINLPGAEVDGLIVDALQAFGQALKVNAYDTVRVVDALHLHKYFFTPVSDFHQHVVQPSSTKIIEKSDHICELYKSEERNTTSIDTLRERNTGIDNVHKVTILNLPHGDVDPENQACDRIEGSKQDRLGLSSVNHEKETLKFSAGEFCVPILPWINGDGTINTIVYRGLRHRVVGIVMQNPGILEDSILHHMHVLNPQVKRS; encoded by the exons ATGGACTCAGTTATGAATTGGGCAGTGGAAGAGATATGTGGTTGTGGTTGTATTGAAGAAGGACTCACTCTTGCAGCCCTATGGGCCAAGCTTGAAGCCTCACCCTCTCTTTCATCCTCCAATCTCCATCTCTCTCCTACTGTCAAAAGAGCCATTTGGACAAACCTCCTCCGCGTTCCGACTCTCCGATTTGAACCACACTCTTGTTTGGAGCTGGAGGATGCTCAGAACCTCAATTTAAGGATCTTTCCTCAGCATACCCTTGCCAACAACTTTTTAGGCCTTTATGATTTCCAGTCTCTCCAAGATGACCAAATGCGCGTCCTTCGCCTTCTTGCCGGTGCTAGAGCCAATGGCATCACTCAAACTCAGCTCGCTAAGCGTTTGCACATTGCTGCAAACAAATTCCATTATGTGTTGAGGAGTCTTGAGTGTCAAGGCTTAATTGTCAAGCACTCTGCTATcgagaagaagaaacaaaatggTGAATCCAAAAATTATCCATGTGTAACTACCCATTTAGTATGCTTACATCGCTATGCAAAACAAGTTGCCTCTCATCATCAAAGGTTTGAATTTGAAGTTACCAAATTCAACACGCCCGGCGATGACTACGAGGATGCAGATGGAACCACACTTCAAACAGATGTTCATCTTAAGGATTATACACCTCAAATGAAAGCTATTTGTGACAAACTTGCAAAAGCCAATGGCAAG gtTCTTCTTGTGTCTGGTATTAAGAAGGATCTTGGTTTCTGTGGATCGCGTCAAGGACAAAGGGCTTGGAGAAAA ATTTCTCAAAGGTTGAAAGCAGATGCTATTGTGGAGCAGTTTGACGCTAAGGTGAATGACAAG ATTGAGGCTTGCCTGCGACTTCTTGACCCAATAACTACTGGATCTGGAAATGAAGATAAAAAGTTAAACTCCGGGAAAATATGTCAAGTTATTGATCAGGTTGTGGAGCTTCCCATTGAGCATCAAATTTACGATATTATTGATGCTGCAGGATCCTATGGCATTACTTTGAAGGAG ATATGTGAAAGGCTTGGGATTGAACTGAAAAAGAACCACATTCAACTTATAAATTTGTGCTATAGATTTGGAATGAAAGTGCAAGAAGAACAATGCCTAAAAACTAAGACAATTCGAGTTTGGACTTCTAAAAATTTCAACCCTGAACCAGAAGTTGAACATATTTTCAAGgttgatgaaaataaattttttaactgtGTGCCTGACAGTTCAAAAATAATATCTGAATTTGAGGCTTCAAGTTCAACTATCAATGGAGAACTTGCAGACCCTGCAAATTTGGAAGATAGAGAAGTTGGTGCAGAACTCTCTTGTGTATCTCCAAGAAATACAGAGTTAAACTTTGTAGAAACACCAACAGACTTGCAAGATTTGGCCTTTGGCCGAAGAGGTACGGTTTCTGACTGCAAATTGGTCAGTTCAACAGTGGAGGCAGGCAATACACCATCAGGAGCATTCCCATCTGATGTGTTGAAACCATTCTCTACTGTGAATAGCATTAGAAGGGCAAATAGGATACTAAAAAGGCTAAAG GATGAAAGGTTCCTTTTGAAACCTGAGATAAATAGGTGGCTTAATAGCCTTGAGAATGATAACTCTACAAAAGTGGACCACAAGACTATTGACCGAATATTAACTAAACTTCAGGAACAAGGGCAGGTCAAACGCATAATAGTAAGTTCGCCTGTTATTTCTGAATATTCCCGGACAAAAAAATGTGTGGTGGTTGTGCATTCATCCGTGAGTCAATCTCCTGAGTTATTTGATGAAATTCAAGATAGAGTGCGATCATTTAATACTTGTATTCGCAGCAAAAGTACTTCATAtcagaaaaatgatgaattcATACCTGTAATGGAGGATATTCAGAAAAATCAAAGTGTTATAGTTTCAGCTGGGCGGGCTAATAAAGCAGAAGCCAAGCATGCTAATGGATTTGTATTAGCAAAAATGATTCGTGCAAAGCTACTCCACAGTTTTCTTTGGGATTGTCTGCATAGGGAAGCAAGCTATATTGATGATTTATCATCTAAAAAATGTGTCAATGAGCAAACTAATAATCCTCATAGTAGCATCAAACTATTTTGTCTAGAAGCTGCTATTAAAGAAATGTCAGTTGAACTATTATTACAAGTTGTTGGCTCCactaaaaaatatgaagaaatgATTGAAAAATGCAAGATGGGTTTACGTCTCTCTGATCTTCCTCTGGAGGAGTACAAGTGTTTAATGGATGCTCATGCAACAGGAAGGCTGTCATTAGTTATTGATATTTTACGACGATTAAAG TTGATTCGGATGATAACTGATTTGCAATCTAGAGATGGAGTCAAAACCCCTCATACTTTTACTCACGTGATGGAGCTTAGGCCTTATATTGAGGAACCCTTTTCAAATGATGCACcatctttaaattttatctctCTTGATCTCCGACCAAGAATCAGGCATGATTTTATTCTGTCTAATAGAGATGCAGTTGATAAATATTGGCACATATTAGAGTATTGCTATGCTACTGCTGATCGAAAAGCTGCTTCTTATGCATTTCCTGGATCTAAGGTCAATGAG CTTTTTCGCTTCCGTTCATGGACATCCACCTGTCTAATGACAGCTGAACAACGTGCTGAGCTTTTAAAGCATGTAACAAAGGATAATCTTAGTGAAAAAATTTCATATAGGAATTCTGAGAAGATTGCAAAAGATCTGAATCTTAGCTTGGAGCAG GTACTTAGCATGTATTCTAGTAAGCGCCGCCGCCATTTCCTTAATCAGTTGGATGATGAAGAGAAAGAGGATAATTCACCTGAATGTAAGGGTAATTCATCTCgttgtaggaaaaaaaattccagTGAGCCCAGGCTTGCAAAACATGCAAGAATTGATGCAGTAACTGATGTTGAGGACATGCACATAGAAGAATCACATAATTTTGGTGTGCATTCAAGAGAGCGTGCCACACATATGCAAAAATTTGAGGATGATTATGGACTTGAGGATTCTCAAGACTGTATCCCCCTTATTAACCAGTGTGTCTTGACCCAAATGAAGCTAACGTGCCAAAGGAGATTTGTTTGGTCAGACAAAATTGACAG GCAATTGGTGATCCAATATGTTAAACACCGTGCTGTTCTTGGGGCCAGATATCATCGTATAAATTGGAAGTCAATTTCTGATCTCCCAGCTTCTCCAAGTGCTTGTATGAGGAGAATGAATTTGTTGAATAGTAATTTGAGGTTTAGGACAGCTGTGAATGGACTCTGTAACATGGTCAGTGAACGATATGCAAAGCAACTCGAAAAGTCCCAAAAGTTGTCATTAAACAAAGATGATTGCAAACAGTTTGTGCGATCCCAGTCCTGTGAAGGTGGTATCCTCAATCATTTTAGTCCtgatgttgaaattcaaatgacGAGTCTAAATAGAGATGCTTGGGATGACTTTGAGAACAAAAGTATCAAGGCAGCCCTTGACGAGATTCTCCGTTGCAAGATGATGGCTAAGCTGGATGCCTCCTCCTCCCAAAAAGTTCAATCGCAATATGAAGGGTGGGCAGATGCAAAT GAATCTCAAGAAAACGAAGAAATTACATCAGCTATTCCTTGTGAAATTATTCAGAGTCATCATGGTAATAGGGCCAATGTTTATGGACAAGTAAATGAATCATTGGCTGTTTCAAATGCTGTAGAGCtagttaaaattgtttttttaagcacCTCAACACGTCTCCAGGCACCAAATTTACTAGCCGACATTCTTCGGCGATACTCAGAGCATGATCTAATTGCTGCATTTAACTatcttagagagaaaaaaattatg GTTGGGGGCACTGGCAGTGAATGTGTTGAACTGTCACAACAGTTCTTGCACAGTGTTTCGAAGTCACCATTTCCATttaatactggaaagcaagctGTTAAATTTTCTGCGTGGCTGGAGGAAAGAGACAAGGACCTCACAGAAGTGGGTGTTAATCTTGCTGAAGATCTACAATGTGGGgacatttttcatttatttgctCTAGTCTCATCAGGTGAACTTTCTATTATGCCATCCCTACCACATAATGGTGTTGGAGAGGCAGACTTGAGAAGTGCAAAGCGTAAATTTGATGCCACTGAGTTTTCATATAGTAATAAAACTAAAAGACCAAAATCCTTGTTTGGAATAGATGGTGAAATTATTTCTCGTCGGGAAAAAGGTTTTCCCGGTATCTTCATTTCTGCACACCGTACAGCAATTTCAAGAgctgatattttaaatttgttcaaGGATAATGATAACAATGGCCAACCTTTTGAGGGCCAAAGCAGTAATTATTCACTTCCTGACCATATGTTGGAAATCATTAAATCGTTTGACCCTATAACTCTGGAAGAAAATCATACCAAATCACCCTGGGAAAGTATGGCAGGCTATGCACAGCATTTGTTGTCAGAGTCTTTCAATCAAGAACATGCACGTGCCATTTGTGCTGAGCTCTTCAGAGTCGTTTATGCTGCCATTCAAAAGTCTGGTGACCAAGGATTAAGCATGGGAGAAATTTCTCAGGTTATAAACTTGCCAG GAGCAGAGGTAGATGGATTGATTGTTGATGCTCTTCAAGCATTTGGGCAAGCCTTAAAG GTCAATGCTTATGATACTGTCCGTGTTGTTGATGCCTTACACCTTCACAAGTACTTTTTTACACCTGTGTCTGATTTTCATCAACATGTTGTACAACCTTCCTCAACAAAAATCATTGAGAAAAGTGATCATATATGTGAGCTTTACAAATCAGAAGAAAGGAACACTACTTCTATTGATACTCTAAGGGAAAGAAACACTGGTATTGATAATGTGCACAAAGTGACAATTCTTAATCTTCCACATGGGGATGTAGATCCTGAAAATCAAGCTTGTGATAGGATTGAAGGCTCTAAGCAAGACAGACTTGGCTTATCCAGTGTCAATCATGAAAAAGAAACACTTAAATTTTCTGCTGGTGAATTTTGTGTGCCAATATTGCCATGGATCAATGGAGATGGGACCATCAACACCATTGTTTACAGGGGACTCAGACATCGTGTTGTTGGAATAGTGATGCAAAACCCAGGGATATTGGAG
- the LOC100788212 gene encoding uncharacterized protein isoform X4, which translates to MDSVMNWAVEEICGCGCIEEGLTLAALWAKLEASPSLSSSNLHLSPTVKRAIWTNLLRVPTLRFEPHSCLELEDAQNLNLRIFPQHTLANNFLGLYDFQSLQDDQMRVLRLLAGARANGITQTQLAKRLHIAANKFHYVLRSLECQGLIVKHSAIEKKKQNGESKNYPCVTTHLVCLHRYAKQVASHHQRFEFEVTKFNTPGDDYEDADGTTLQTDVHLKDYTPQMKAICDKLAKANGKVLLVSGIKKDLGFCGSRQGQRAWRKISQRLKADAIVEQFDAKVNDKIEACLRLLDPITTGSGNEDKKLNSGKICQVIDQVVELPIEHQIYDIIDAAGSYGITLKEICERLGIELKKNHIQLINLCYRFGMKVQEEQCLKTKTIRVWTSKNFNPEPEVEHIFKVDENKFFNCVPDSSKIISEFEASSSTINGELADPANLEDREVGAELSCVSPRNTELNFVETPTDLQDLAFGRRGTVSDCKLVSSTVEAGNTPSGAFPSDVLKPFSTVNSIRRANRILKRLKDERFLLKPEINRWLNSLENDNSTKVDHKTIDRILTKLQEQGQVKRIIVSSPVISEYSRTKKCVVVVHSSVSQSPELFDEIQDRVRSFNTCIRSKSTSYQKNDEFIPVMEDIQKNQSVIVSAGRANKAEAKHANGFVLAKMIRAKLLHSFLWDCLHREASYIDDLSSKKCVNEQTNNPHSSIKLFCLEAAIKEMSVELLLQVVGSTKKYEEMIEKCKMGLRLSDLPLEEYKCLMDAHATGRLSLVIDILRRLKLIRMITDLQSRDGVKTPHTFTHVMELRPYIEEPFSNDAPSLNFISLDLRPRIRHDFILSNRDAVDKYWHILEYCYATADRKAASYAFPGSKVNELFRFRSWTSTCLMTAEQRAELLKHVTKDNLSEKISYRNSEKIAKDLNLSLEQVLSMYSSKRRRHFLNQLDDEEKEDNSPECKGNSSRCRKKNSSEPRLAKHARIDAVTDVEDMHIEESHNFGVHSRERATHMQKFEDDYGLEDSQDCIPLINQCVLTQMKLTCQRRFVWSDKIDRQLVIQYVKHRAVLGARYHRINWKSISDLPASPSACMRRMNLLNSNLRFRTAVNGLCNMVSERYAKQLEKSQKLSLNKDDCKQFVRSQSCEGGILNHFSPDVEIQMTSLNRDAWDDFENKSIKAALDEILRCKMMAKLDASSSQKVQSQYEGWADANESQENEEITSAIPCEIIQSHHGNRANVYGQVNESLAVSNAVELVKIVFLSTSTRLQAPNLLADILRRYSEHDLIAAFNYLREKKIMVGGTGSECVELSQQFLHSVSKSPFPFNTGKQAVKFSAWLEERDKDLTEVGVNLAEDLQCGDIFHLFALVSSGELSIMPSLPHNGVGEADLRSAKRKFDATEFSYSNKTKRPKSLFGIDGEIISRREKGFPGIFISAHRTAISRADILNLFKDNDNNGQPFEGQSSNYSLPDHMLEIIKSFDPITLEENHTKSPWESMAGYAQHLLSESFNQEHARAICAELFRVVYAAIQKSGDQGLSMGEISQVINLPGAEVDGLIVDALQAFGQALKVPPPFLVSIVYSMPGLEFATLGLTQRQCL; encoded by the exons ATGGACTCAGTTATGAATTGGGCAGTGGAAGAGATATGTGGTTGTGGTTGTATTGAAGAAGGACTCACTCTTGCAGCCCTATGGGCCAAGCTTGAAGCCTCACCCTCTCTTTCATCCTCCAATCTCCATCTCTCTCCTACTGTCAAAAGAGCCATTTGGACAAACCTCCTCCGCGTTCCGACTCTCCGATTTGAACCACACTCTTGTTTGGAGCTGGAGGATGCTCAGAACCTCAATTTAAGGATCTTTCCTCAGCATACCCTTGCCAACAACTTTTTAGGCCTTTATGATTTCCAGTCTCTCCAAGATGACCAAATGCGCGTCCTTCGCCTTCTTGCCGGTGCTAGAGCCAATGGCATCACTCAAACTCAGCTCGCTAAGCGTTTGCACATTGCTGCAAACAAATTCCATTATGTGTTGAGGAGTCTTGAGTGTCAAGGCTTAATTGTCAAGCACTCTGCTATcgagaagaagaaacaaaatggTGAATCCAAAAATTATCCATGTGTAACTACCCATTTAGTATGCTTACATCGCTATGCAAAACAAGTTGCCTCTCATCATCAAAGGTTTGAATTTGAAGTTACCAAATTCAACACGCCCGGCGATGACTACGAGGATGCAGATGGAACCACACTTCAAACAGATGTTCATCTTAAGGATTATACACCTCAAATGAAAGCTATTTGTGACAAACTTGCAAAAGCCAATGGCAAG gtTCTTCTTGTGTCTGGTATTAAGAAGGATCTTGGTTTCTGTGGATCGCGTCAAGGACAAAGGGCTTGGAGAAAA ATTTCTCAAAGGTTGAAAGCAGATGCTATTGTGGAGCAGTTTGACGCTAAGGTGAATGACAAG ATTGAGGCTTGCCTGCGACTTCTTGACCCAATAACTACTGGATCTGGAAATGAAGATAAAAAGTTAAACTCCGGGAAAATATGTCAAGTTATTGATCAGGTTGTGGAGCTTCCCATTGAGCATCAAATTTACGATATTATTGATGCTGCAGGATCCTATGGCATTACTTTGAAGGAG ATATGTGAAAGGCTTGGGATTGAACTGAAAAAGAACCACATTCAACTTATAAATTTGTGCTATAGATTTGGAATGAAAGTGCAAGAAGAACAATGCCTAAAAACTAAGACAATTCGAGTTTGGACTTCTAAAAATTTCAACCCTGAACCAGAAGTTGAACATATTTTCAAGgttgatgaaaataaattttttaactgtGTGCCTGACAGTTCAAAAATAATATCTGAATTTGAGGCTTCAAGTTCAACTATCAATGGAGAACTTGCAGACCCTGCAAATTTGGAAGATAGAGAAGTTGGTGCAGAACTCTCTTGTGTATCTCCAAGAAATACAGAGTTAAACTTTGTAGAAACACCAACAGACTTGCAAGATTTGGCCTTTGGCCGAAGAGGTACGGTTTCTGACTGCAAATTGGTCAGTTCAACAGTGGAGGCAGGCAATACACCATCAGGAGCATTCCCATCTGATGTGTTGAAACCATTCTCTACTGTGAATAGCATTAGAAGGGCAAATAGGATACTAAAAAGGCTAAAG GATGAAAGGTTCCTTTTGAAACCTGAGATAAATAGGTGGCTTAATAGCCTTGAGAATGATAACTCTACAAAAGTGGACCACAAGACTATTGACCGAATATTAACTAAACTTCAGGAACAAGGGCAGGTCAAACGCATAATAGTAAGTTCGCCTGTTATTTCTGAATATTCCCGGACAAAAAAATGTGTGGTGGTTGTGCATTCATCCGTGAGTCAATCTCCTGAGTTATTTGATGAAATTCAAGATAGAGTGCGATCATTTAATACTTGTATTCGCAGCAAAAGTACTTCATAtcagaaaaatgatgaattcATACCTGTAATGGAGGATATTCAGAAAAATCAAAGTGTTATAGTTTCAGCTGGGCGGGCTAATAAAGCAGAAGCCAAGCATGCTAATGGATTTGTATTAGCAAAAATGATTCGTGCAAAGCTACTCCACAGTTTTCTTTGGGATTGTCTGCATAGGGAAGCAAGCTATATTGATGATTTATCATCTAAAAAATGTGTCAATGAGCAAACTAATAATCCTCATAGTAGCATCAAACTATTTTGTCTAGAAGCTGCTATTAAAGAAATGTCAGTTGAACTATTATTACAAGTTGTTGGCTCCactaaaaaatatgaagaaatgATTGAAAAATGCAAGATGGGTTTACGTCTCTCTGATCTTCCTCTGGAGGAGTACAAGTGTTTAATGGATGCTCATGCAACAGGAAGGCTGTCATTAGTTATTGATATTTTACGACGATTAAAG TTGATTCGGATGATAACTGATTTGCAATCTAGAGATGGAGTCAAAACCCCTCATACTTTTACTCACGTGATGGAGCTTAGGCCTTATATTGAGGAACCCTTTTCAAATGATGCACcatctttaaattttatctctCTTGATCTCCGACCAAGAATCAGGCATGATTTTATTCTGTCTAATAGAGATGCAGTTGATAAATATTGGCACATATTAGAGTATTGCTATGCTACTGCTGATCGAAAAGCTGCTTCTTATGCATTTCCTGGATCTAAGGTCAATGAG CTTTTTCGCTTCCGTTCATGGACATCCACCTGTCTAATGACAGCTGAACAACGTGCTGAGCTTTTAAAGCATGTAACAAAGGATAATCTTAGTGAAAAAATTTCATATAGGAATTCTGAGAAGATTGCAAAAGATCTGAATCTTAGCTTGGAGCAG GTACTTAGCATGTATTCTAGTAAGCGCCGCCGCCATTTCCTTAATCAGTTGGATGATGAAGAGAAAGAGGATAATTCACCTGAATGTAAGGGTAATTCATCTCgttgtaggaaaaaaaattccagTGAGCCCAGGCTTGCAAAACATGCAAGAATTGATGCAGTAACTGATGTTGAGGACATGCACATAGAAGAATCACATAATTTTGGTGTGCATTCAAGAGAGCGTGCCACACATATGCAAAAATTTGAGGATGATTATGGACTTGAGGATTCTCAAGACTGTATCCCCCTTATTAACCAGTGTGTCTTGACCCAAATGAAGCTAACGTGCCAAAGGAGATTTGTTTGGTCAGACAAAATTGACAG GCAATTGGTGATCCAATATGTTAAACACCGTGCTGTTCTTGGGGCCAGATATCATCGTATAAATTGGAAGTCAATTTCTGATCTCCCAGCTTCTCCAAGTGCTTGTATGAGGAGAATGAATTTGTTGAATAGTAATTTGAGGTTTAGGACAGCTGTGAATGGACTCTGTAACATGGTCAGTGAACGATATGCAAAGCAACTCGAAAAGTCCCAAAAGTTGTCATTAAACAAAGATGATTGCAAACAGTTTGTGCGATCCCAGTCCTGTGAAGGTGGTATCCTCAATCATTTTAGTCCtgatgttgaaattcaaatgacGAGTCTAAATAGAGATGCTTGGGATGACTTTGAGAACAAAAGTATCAAGGCAGCCCTTGACGAGATTCTCCGTTGCAAGATGATGGCTAAGCTGGATGCCTCCTCCTCCCAAAAAGTTCAATCGCAATATGAAGGGTGGGCAGATGCAAAT GAATCTCAAGAAAACGAAGAAATTACATCAGCTATTCCTTGTGAAATTATTCAGAGTCATCATGGTAATAGGGCCAATGTTTATGGACAAGTAAATGAATCATTGGCTGTTTCAAATGCTGTAGAGCtagttaaaattgtttttttaagcacCTCAACACGTCTCCAGGCACCAAATTTACTAGCCGACATTCTTCGGCGATACTCAGAGCATGATCTAATTGCTGCATTTAACTatcttagagagaaaaaaattatg GTTGGGGGCACTGGCAGTGAATGTGTTGAACTGTCACAACAGTTCTTGCACAGTGTTTCGAAGTCACCATTTCCATttaatactggaaagcaagctGTTAAATTTTCTGCGTGGCTGGAGGAAAGAGACAAGGACCTCACAGAAGTGGGTGTTAATCTTGCTGAAGATCTACAATGTGGGgacatttttcatttatttgctCTAGTCTCATCAGGTGAACTTTCTATTATGCCATCCCTACCACATAATGGTGTTGGAGAGGCAGACTTGAGAAGTGCAAAGCGTAAATTTGATGCCACTGAGTTTTCATATAGTAATAAAACTAAAAGACCAAAATCCTTGTTTGGAATAGATGGTGAAATTATTTCTCGTCGGGAAAAAGGTTTTCCCGGTATCTTCATTTCTGCACACCGTACAGCAATTTCAAGAgctgatattttaaatttgttcaaGGATAATGATAACAATGGCCAACCTTTTGAGGGCCAAAGCAGTAATTATTCACTTCCTGACCATATGTTGGAAATCATTAAATCGTTTGACCCTATAACTCTGGAAGAAAATCATACCAAATCACCCTGGGAAAGTATGGCAGGCTATGCACAGCATTTGTTGTCAGAGTCTTTCAATCAAGAACATGCACGTGCCATTTGTGCTGAGCTCTTCAGAGTCGTTTATGCTGCCATTCAAAAGTCTGGTGACCAAGGATTAAGCATGGGAGAAATTTCTCAGGTTATAAACTTGCCAG GAGCAGAGGTAGATGGATTGATTGTTGATGCTCTTCAAGCATTTGGGCAAGCCTTAAAGGTTCCTCCCCCTTTCCTTGTTTCAATAGTGTATAGCATGCCCGGATTAGAGTTTGCAACTCTTGGTCTGACCCAAC GTCAATGCTTATGA